One Malus sylvestris chromosome 14, drMalSylv7.2, whole genome shotgun sequence DNA segment encodes these proteins:
- the LOC126600317 gene encoding E3 ubiquitin-protein ligase ORTHRUS 2 — protein MAQVSQLPCDGDGVCMLCKATPPDAEKLTCKTCVTPWHAACLLAKPESLAATLQWECPDCTSISGDAPAHVPAVNAGVDGGLVAAIREIENDATLTEQEKARRRQELMSGKATVEEEKKEAKNDVLDVLGGIFNCVFCMQLPDRPVTTPCGHNFCLKCFQKWVGQGKRICGKCRGQIPPKMASNPRINSSLVSCIRTAKLSKANANGGPARVYHYVQNQDRPDKAFTTERAQKTGKANASSGKIFVTIPGDHFGPIPAENDPERNQGVLVGECWEDRLECRQWGAHFPHVAGIAGQSDHGAQSVVLSGGYLDDEDHGEWFLYTGSGGRDLSGNKRTNKKQSFDQTFDKYNKALRLSCLKGYPVRVVRSHKEKRSSYAPADKGVRYDGCYRIEKCWLKVGVQGFKVCRYLFVRCDNEPAPWTSDEHGDRPRPLPDIPELKAAKDITVRKGSPSWDFDEKDGRWTWMKQPPPSKKPILAFCPEAQRKTTKAIKKAQKMTVRQKLLKEFSCQICREVMTAPVTTPCVHHFCKSCLEGAFVGKSFVTERSRGGRSLRAQKNVMKCPACQMDISDFLKNPQVNTEIKDMIESLKAQNEKEEKVDPTEESSDEEDEDPNEVLSENDSDNETADPVSDEAGVNGNGQTSRTKLPTRSPKRLKVDAGNSSSKTDNDGESKEIFGAQTDGSKGDPKESKSDAPVAKRGRKPAAQGGAGAKARGRKRTKEEEEAPGDAEGKSSPSSPLQVQSDEDPKESEKPAAKFGRKPASQDGTGAKTRGRKKAQEKEAWGNEEGNGSQSSPQQVQSVEDPKENKKRAAKHGRKAAGEGGAGAKKAREEEAMDVDDGNVSPSSPLHVKADDLE, from the exons ATGGCGCAAGTTAGCCAGCTTCCCTGCGACGGAGACGGCGTCTGCATGCTCTGCAAGGCGACTCCGCCCGACGCCGAGAAGCTCACCTGCAAGACCTGCGTGACTCCCTGGCACGCTGCCTGCCTCTTGGCCAAGCCCGAGTCCCTGGCCGCCACTCTCCAGTGGGAGTGCCCCGACTGCACATCAATCTCCGGCGATGCTCCGGCGCACGTCCCCGCCGTGAACGCCGGCGTGGACGGCGGTTTGGTGGCGGCGATCCGGGAGATCGAGAACGACGCGACCCTGACGGAGCAGGAGAAGGCGAGGAGGAGGCAGGAGCTGATGAGCGGGAAGGCGAcggtggaggaggagaagaaggaggcgAAGAACGACGTCTTGGATGTGCTTGGTGGGATTTTCAACTGCGTCTTCTGTATGCAGTTACCGGATAGGCCTGTTACG ACACCATGTGGACACAATTTCTGCCTGAAGTGCTTCCAGAAATGGGTTGGACAAGGGAAGCGTATTTGTGGAAAATGCCGTGGTCAAATTCCTCCCAAGATGGCAAGTAACCCCCGAATCAACTCTTCACTTGTATCTTGCATACGTACGGCTAAGTTGTCAAAAGCAAATGCAAACGGGGGGCCTGCTCGGGTTTATCATTATGTACAAAATCAAGACAGGCCGGACAAGGCGTTCACAACAGAACGTGCACAGAAGACTGGAAAAGCTAATGCTTCAAGTGGCAAGATATTTGTCACGATTCCAGGAGATCACTTTGGACCCATTCCTGCTGAAAATGATCCAGAGAGAAATCAAGGTGTTCTGGTTGGTGAGTGCTGGGAAGATAGGCTTGAATGTAGACAATGGGGTGCACATTTTCCCCATGTTGCTGGTATAGCTGGGCAGTCTGATCATGGTGCACAGTCAGTTGTGCTTTCAGGAGGCTACCTTGATGATGAGGATCATGGAGAGTGGTTCTTATATACCGGAAG TGGTGGAAGGGATTTGAGTGGTAATAAGCGAACAAACAAGAAACAGTCTTTTGACCAGACATTTGACAAATATAACAAGGCTCTCCGACTCAGTTGCCTGAAAGGTTATCCTGTGCGGGTGGTAAG GTCTCACAAGGAGAAGCGTTCCTCATATGCCCCTGCTGATAAAGGTGTTCGGTATGATGGGTGCTACAGAATAGAAAAATGTTGGCTTAAGGTTGGAGTCCAG GGGTTCAAAGTCTGCCGGTATCTTTTTGTCAGATGTGATAATGAACCTGCGCCATGGACGAG TGATGAGCATGGGGATCGACCTAGACCTTTACCTGATATTCCTGAGCTGAAGGCAGCAAAAGATATAACAGTGAGGAAAGGAAGTCCATCTTGGGACTTTGAT GAAAAAGATGGCCGCTGGACATGGATGAAGCAACCACCTCCCAGCAAAAAACCTATTCTAGCATTCTGTCCTGAAGCTCAAAGGAAGACAACAAAAGCAATCAAGAAAGCACAAAAAATGACTGTACGACAGAAGCTCTTgaaag AATTCAGCTGCCAAATTTGTCGGGAGGTGATGACTGCACCAGTAACCACACCTTGTGTTCATCACTTTTGCAAGTCGTGCTTAGAAGGTGCTTTTGTTGGCAAGAGTTTTGTGACAGAAAGAAGCAGAGGTGGACGGTCTCTCCGAGCCCAAAAGAATGTGATGAAATGCCCTGCCTGCCAGATGGATATCTCTGATTTTCTGAAGAATCCTCAG GTGAATACAGAGATAAAGGATATGATCGAGTCACTAAAAGCTCAGAATGAAAAGGAAGAGAAGGTGGATCCAACTGAGGAGTCAAGTGATGAAGAGGATGAGGATCCAAACGAGGTGTTAAGTGAAAATGATTCTGACAATGAAACTGCTGATCCTGTGTCTGACGAAGCAGGAGTGAATGGCAACGGGCAGACTTCACGAACAAAGTTGCCCACAAGGAGTCCCAAACGTCTGAAGGTTGATGCTGGTAATTCCTCATCAAAGACTGATAATGATGGGGAGTCAAAGGAAATTTTTGGTGCCCAGACTGATGGTTCGAAGGGAGATCCTAAAGAGAGCAAATCTGATGCTCCTGTTGCAAAGCGTGGGAGGAAACCTGCTGCTCAGGGTGGTGCTGGAGCGAAGGCCCGAGGAAGAAAGAGGactaaggaggaggaggaagcaccGGGTGATGCAGAAGGAAAATCTTCACCATCAAGTCCTCTGCAGGTGCAATCTGATGAGGATCCAAAAGAGAGCGAGAAGCCAGCTGCAAAATTTGGGAGGAAGCCTGCCAGTCAGGATGGTACTGGAGCAAAGACTAGAGGAAGAAAAAAGGCTCAGGAGAAAGAAGCATGGGGAAATGAAGAAGGAAATGGCTCACAGTCAAGTCCTCAGCAGGTGCAATCTGTTGAGGATCCAAAAGAGAACAAAAAACGAGCTGCAAAGCATGGCAGGAAGGCTGCTGGCGAGGGTGGTGCTGGAGCAAAGAAGGCTCGGGAGGAAGAAGCAATGGATGTTGATGATGGAAATGTTTCACCATCAAGCCCTCTGCACGTGAAAGCCGATGATTTGGAGTGA
- the LOC126598808 gene encoding floricaula/leafy homolog: MDPDAFSANLFKWGLRGMVVPTNRVQLEAAVPPAAAAAAAAAGCTLRPPGELGLGGLEDLFQAYGVRYYTAAKIAELGFTVKTLLDMTDDELDDMMSSLSQIFRWELLVGERYGIKAAVRAERRHLDEEDSRRRNHVSGDTTTNALDALSQEGLSEEPVQQEKEMVGSGGGAAWEVATAGERRKKQRRMKKGQFRNCSAGGRHNNDNNEGVDDEDDNDMDDMTGHGNGGGGGMLGERQREHPFIVTEPGEVARGKKNGLDYLFHLYEQCRDFLIQVQNIAKERGEKCPTKVTNQVFRYAKKAGASYINKPKMRHYVHCYALHCLDEEASNALRRAFKERGENVGAWRQACYKPLVAIAAGQGWDIDAIFNSHPRLSIWYVPTKLRQLCHAERNNATASSSASGGGDHLPY, translated from the exons ATGGATCCAGATGCCTTCTCTGCGAACTTGTTCAAGTGGGGCCTACGAGGCATGGTTGTGCCGACGAACCGGGTTCAGCTGGAAGCAGCCGTGCCACCAGCAGCGGCAGCTGCTGCTGCGGCGGCTGGTTGTACTTTGCGGCCGCCAGGTGAGCTTGGACTTGGAGGACTTGAGGATTTGTTCCAGGCATATGGGGTCAGATACTACACGGCGGCAAAGATAGCGGAGCTTGGGTTTACTGTGAAGACCCTCTTGGACATGACGGATGATGAGCTTGATGACATGATGAGCAGCCTCTCTCAGATATTCCGCTGGGAGTTGCTTGTTGGGGAGAGGTATGGTATCAAAGCTGCCGTCAGAGCCGAGCGTCGCCACCTTGATGAGGAGGACTCTCGGCGGCGCAACCATGTCTCTGGTGATACCACTACCAATGCCCTTGATGCTCTCTCCCAAGAAG GGCTGTCGGAGGAGCCGGTGCAACAAGAGAAGGAGATGGTGGGGAGCGGCGGAGGGGCGGCGTGGGAGGTTGCGACGGCAGGGGAGAGGCGTAAGAAGCAGCGGAGGATGAAGAAGGGGCAATTTAGAAATTGTAGTGCTGGAGGGCGTCATAATAATGATAATAACGAGGGTGTGGACGACGAGGACGACAACGACATGGACGACATGACTGGGCATGGGAACGGTGGAGGAGGGGGAATGCTGGGAGAGAGACAGAGGGAGCACCCGTTCATTGTGACGGAGCCTGGGGAGGTGGCGCGTGGCAAAAAGAACGGCCTCGATTACCTCTTCCATCTCTACGAGCAGTGCCGCGATTTCTTGATCCAGGTCCAGAACATTGCCAAGGAGCGCGGTGAAAAATGTCCCACCAAG GTGACAAACCAAGTGTTTAGGTATGCCAAAAAGGCAGGGGCCAGCTACATCAACAAGCCAAAGATGCGGCACTACGTGCACTGCTACGCCCTGCATTGCTTGGATGAGGAGGCATCGAATGCGCTGAGGAGAGCGTTCAAGGAGAGGGGCGAAAATGTCGGGGCTTGGCGGCAGGCATGTTACAAGCCTCTTGTGGCCATTGCAGCAGGCCAAGGCTGGGACATTGATGCCATCTTCAATTCCCATCCCCGTCTCTCTATTTGGTATGTTCCCACGAAGCTTCGTCAGCTTTGTCACGCCGAGCGCAACAACGCCACTGCCTCTAGCTCTGCCTCCGGCGGCGGTGATCACCTGCCCTATTGA
- the LOC126598805 gene encoding uncharacterized protein LOC126598805, with product MVSHRRSSETATPHLRSKFRRVTCDHEQMKIAFHDLKSQIRIGLLEAEEVFASLAIPLMKLVGLKTAEMSTEGRFSTIIIQTNTDSLHQNFGSDSGEFGSSDRNRRSAKEEIYAAKAAVAGRLVMEKQKDQLVQLVGILKHIETQVNARQSHMVKTLTHRRLYIQKFFRRAVDYLSSVDRVDHRTFQIAILKLLRAVFDEMGAVLGSVETDVDDLLVDLGEQMCDPMVEYVEGVKADLSEGSCVRLVGLVKEMAMEAGETRVEMEAARSRAAVAEAKRVEALSRLREAENNVCKLKECLKFLPEPHKASTKVKPFAQQMFLSMEKEKANDEVLLWEILEKKREYHTPQSPFGPKELLSFEPNNKRQKSTKVKPAAVTSTYSLRSDTTLSDARIPLGSSPSVTIQRAASLKLKQMSSPKMRRA from the exons ATGGTTAGTCATCGGAGATCATCTGAGACGGCGACGCCGCATCTCCGGTCGAAATTCAGAAGAGTCACGTGCGATCACGAACAGATGAAGATCGCATTCCACGATCTCAAATCTCAGATCCGAATCGGTCTCCTCGAA GCCGAAGAAGTCTTCGCATCGCTCGCAATTCCGTTGATGAAGCTTGTAGGTCTGAAGACGGCGGAGATGTCGACGGAGGGCCGGTTCTCCACCATCATCATCCAGACAAACACCGATTCTCTGCATCAG AATTTTGGATCCGACTCGGGGGAATTCGGATCGTCGGATCGGAACCGCCGTTCAGCGAAGGAAGAAATCTACGCCGCTAAAGCCGCCGTGGCAGGGAGGCTCGTGATGGAGAAGCAAAAAGATCAGCTGGTTCAACTGGTCGGAATCCTGAAGCACATCGAGACTCAAGTCAACGCTCGCCAGAGCCACATGGTCAAAACCCTCACTCACCGCCGTCTCTACATCCAGAAGTTCTTCCGCAGAGCCGTCGATTATCTATCCTCCGTTGACCGCGTTGACCACCGGACCTTCCAGATTGCAATCCTGAAGCTCCTCCGGGCGGTGTTTGACGAAATGGGCGCCGTGCTGGGGTCAGTAGAGACCGATGTGGATGAtcttctggtggatttgggtgaGCAGATGTGCGATCCGATGGTGGAGTACGTGGAGGGGGTTAAGGCTGATTTGAGTGAGGGGAGTTGCGTAAGGTTGGTGGGGTTGGTGAAGGAGATGGCTATGGAAGCGGGAGAGACGAGGGTTGAGATGGAGGCAGCGAGGAGTAGGGCCGCGGTTGCAGAGGCTAAGAGAGTTGAGGCTTTGAGTAGGCTCCGGGAAGCAGAGAACAATGTGTGCAAGTTGAAGGAGTGCCTCAAGTTTTTGCCTGAGCCTCATAAGGCATCTACCAAAGTAAAGCCTTTTGCCCAGCAGATG tttttgagcatGGAGAAGGAAAAAGCAAACGATGAGGTGCTGCTGTGGGAGATAttggaaaagaagagagagtaCCACACACCACAGAGCCCATTTGGACCCAAAGAGCTTCTTTCCTTTGAGCCAAATAATAAGCGCCAAAAATCAACCAAGGTAAAACCAGCAGCAGTAACTTCTACGTATTCACTGCGGTCAGATACAACGCTTTCGGATGCTCGGATTCCCTTGGGCTCATCTCCTTCGGTAACAATTCAGCGAGCTGCTTCTCTCAAGCTCAAGCAAATGAGCTCTCCGAAAATGCGTCGCGCTTGA